One genomic segment of Methanocorpusculum sp. includes these proteins:
- the gatE gene encoding Glu-tRNA(Gln) amidotransferase subunit GatE: protein MDYAAIGLKAGLEIHQQLNTTEKLFCHSPTVVRDSAEHNGEISRYLRIATSEMGDVDRAAKEELMNQRLFTYYTYDSTGLVEIDEEPPAPLNPDALDVVLTIAKMFDMTPLPEIHTMRKMIVDGSATSGFQRTALVALNGSIEHSCRVETIAVEEEACQRIEDTIFSVDRLGIPLIEITTSPCMKTPDEVHDVAQYIGMTLRSTGRVKRGIGTIRQDVNVSIRDGARVEIKGVQELDLIAEVVRREVQRQLSLLAIKDELVARNAIVNGEVYDVTAVFSQTQSQVLKKARVILGTVLHGFNGLVGLEIQPDRRLGSEMSDYAKKCGVGGLFHTDELPAYGVTEAEVHVLKETLGAGPNDAVIIVAATEQKCRCAMQMIIRRAKMAFEGVPEETRKMLEGGSTAYMRPLPGAARMYPETDILPVPVTKEYWESIAMPELLSVKAERFVSEYGLDAGMARQMAFSEKLPLFERAVAEGVRPVFAARTILASLKELSRAGISSETLSDDAIIAVMKTVEAGNAAKEAVLDILTACAKGMSVSDAVSRVAPAFSREELQDLVHDIVSDRVDFIRTRGKAALGPVMGLVMKEVRGRIDGKVVSEVLDEELGRII, encoded by the coding sequence ATGGATTATGCAGCAATAGGTCTGAAAGCAGGACTGGAGATCCACCAGCAGCTCAATACCACAGAAAAGCTCTTCTGCCACTCGCCGACGGTCGTTCGCGACTCAGCCGAACACAACGGGGAGATCAGCAGGTATCTTCGTATCGCAACGTCCGAGATGGGCGATGTGGACCGTGCAGCTAAAGAAGAGCTGATGAATCAGCGTCTGTTTACCTACTACACGTATGATTCCACCGGTCTTGTCGAGATCGACGAAGAGCCGCCTGCCCCCCTGAACCCTGATGCACTTGACGTCGTGCTGACGATCGCCAAGATGTTTGACATGACTCCCCTTCCGGAGATCCACACGATGAGGAAGATGATCGTGGATGGTTCGGCAACGAGCGGGTTCCAGAGAACTGCCCTGGTCGCGCTGAACGGATCGATCGAGCACTCCTGTAGGGTCGAAACCATAGCAGTCGAAGAAGAGGCATGTCAGCGTATCGAGGACACGATCTTCTCTGTCGACAGACTGGGGATCCCGCTTATCGAGATCACCACCTCACCCTGTATGAAGACCCCTGACGAGGTCCATGATGTCGCTCAGTATATCGGTATGACGCTTCGCTCGACCGGTCGGGTAAAGCGTGGTATCGGCACGATCCGCCAAGACGTCAATGTCTCGATCAGAGACGGCGCCCGTGTGGAGATCAAAGGTGTCCAGGAACTTGATCTCATCGCCGAGGTCGTCCGCCGTGAGGTCCAGAGGCAGCTCTCTCTTCTTGCGATCAAAGACGAACTTGTCGCGAGAAATGCAATAGTCAACGGAGAAGTGTATGATGTTACCGCCGTCTTCTCCCAGACCCAGTCCCAGGTTTTGAAGAAAGCCCGCGTCATTCTTGGAACCGTTCTTCACGGTTTTAACGGTCTCGTTGGTCTGGAGATCCAGCCGGATCGCCGTCTGGGGTCGGAGATGTCCGATTACGCAAAGAAATGCGGTGTCGGCGGGCTCTTCCACACCGACGAACTTCCGGCATACGGCGTGACCGAAGCCGAGGTTCATGTCCTCAAAGAAACACTCGGCGCCGGGCCGAATGATGCGGTGATCATCGTTGCCGCCACCGAGCAGAAGTGCCGGTGTGCCATGCAGATGATCATCCGCCGTGCGAAGATGGCATTCGAAGGTGTTCCCGAGGAGACCAGAAAGATGCTTGAGGGTGGTTCGACCGCATATATGCGCCCGCTTCCCGGCGCGGCACGTATGTATCCCGAGACCGACATCCTTCCCGTTCCGGTCACGAAAGAGTACTGGGAAAGTATCGCGATGCCTGAACTTTTGTCGGTGAAGGCTGAACGTTTTGTCTCCGAGTACGGACTTGATGCCGGCATGGCGAGACAGATGGCATTCTCTGAAAAACTTCCGCTGTTTGAGCGCGCAGTTGCCGAAGGAGTTCGTCCGGTGTTTGCGGCAAGAACGATCCTTGCTTCACTCAAGGAGCTTTCACGTGCCGGGATCTCCTCTGAAACGTTGTCGGATGACGCCATTATCGCGGTAATGAAGACCGTTGAAGCAGGAAATGCGGCAAAAGAAGCCGTTCTCGATATCCTCACGGCATGTGCCAAAGGGATGTCAGTGTCAGATGCGGTCAGTCGTGTTGCCCCTGCATTCTCCCGGGAGGAACTTCAGGATCTGGTACACGACATCGTGTCCGACCGGGTGGATTTCATCCGCACACGCGGCAAGGCGGCCCTTGGCCCCGTCATGGGTCTTGTCATGAAGGAAGTCCGCGGAAGGATCGACGGGAAAGTTGTTTCCGAAGTACTGGATGAGGAGCTTGGCCGTATCATCTGA
- a CDS encoding HdeD family acid-resistance protein: protein MTSVVMIEQELNPNAWKFQVLKAVIFVLFGIFCLVFPFATLNLGAYLVAFVLIFVSIAALFSGFAAFGEPKTTWWMIVLGIIGIIIAVYSFLNPAFMITFGTICVGIIALLSGLTDIILAFSKGLSAGIRVLTFILGVLGILVGLIFLLQPGIGAELLIILLGIFLILGGIVALIEGFMFKKFISEVTS from the coding sequence ATGACAAGTGTTGTTATGATTGAGCAGGAACTCAATCCAAATGCCTGGAAATTCCAGGTCCTCAAAGCAGTCATTTTTGTTTTGTTTGGAATATTCTGTCTCGTCTTTCCGTTCGCGACCCTGAACTTAGGGGCCTATTTAGTAGCTTTTGTCCTGATTTTCGTGTCGATCGCGGCATTGTTCTCAGGATTTGCCGCATTCGGCGAACCAAAGACCACCTGGTGGATGATCGTGCTTGGTATCATAGGTATCATTATAGCCGTCTATTCCTTCCTGAACCCGGCGTTTATGATCACGTTCGGCACGATCTGTGTGGGAATCATCGCCCTTCTCTCCGGACTGACCGACATTATCCTTGCATTCAGCAAGGGACTTTCCGCAGGCATCCGTGTTCTGACATTCATTTTAGGCGTGCTCGGTATTCTCGTCGGTTTGATCTTTCTCCTTCAGCCGGGGATCGGTGCTGAATTACTGATCATTCTCCTTGGCATATTCCTTATCCTCGGCGGTATCGTCGCATTGATCGAAGGATTCATGTTCAAAAAATTCATTTCTGAAGTGACCAGCTGA
- the ppk1 gene encoding polyphosphate kinase 1, with product MGKTEKPGKTEKNKYQKKSTRFPNESGRYFNRELSWLKFNERVLYEAENTDNPLLERVTFLGIVAGNLDEFFMVRVPSYQKGATYSADEFSEVIGSDTQLEMIYSRAIVLMRHMATVWNSDLVPKLAAEGIFFLKYADCTDEEKKTFKREFETEEFTILRGDRFSDIHHDEYLRGFAMLVQTNMGRAVIPIQKILDSKGRFVPVGNRKNTFIFREDLLKKFIPSLFLDEAVYAVMTVRLTRDSDLGLKGDDADDLISAIIDAPNTLAKRLPSRLETLDTMPFGYMAPLVQALSLIPELVYDMAAPLGLVDLKEFPVKRPPLRFPPYIASLPSGLTGTSEKIFSAIARRDRFMFTPYNSFDGLINFMYAAANDPTVVKIQMTLYRLGSESPVIAALIAAAKNNIDVTAVVELKASFDEETNFKWATKLKEGGVNVIVGYPGVKVHAKCCLVTRIENGQIVRYANISTGNYNAKTAKIYSDMSIFTANEEICSDAAVLFAMFSGSVPSPVYRRIIVSPHSMNETLISKIEREANVSGSSGRIIMKMNSLTDRDIINALYAASEKGVKIDLSVRGICILRPGVPGLSETIRVTSVVGRFLEHTRVYYFENSGDPEVYIGSPDMMPRNLNRRIEILCPILDKKIKKVLIEKIIPEFIYDSVKGHTLDANGRYHPPERKPGNLSSQQKFISMQKVWR from the coding sequence ATGGGAAAAACAGAGAAACCCGGAAAAACGGAAAAAAACAAGTATCAGAAAAAATCAACGCGGTTTCCAAATGAGTCGGGGCGATACTTTAATCGGGAATTATCCTGGCTTAAATTCAATGAAAGGGTATTATATGAAGCAGAAAATACTGATAATCCTCTGCTTGAACGAGTGACCTTTCTCGGGATCGTTGCAGGAAACCTGGATGAATTTTTCATGGTGAGGGTGCCCTCTTATCAGAAAGGCGCCACCTACTCGGCTGACGAGTTCAGCGAAGTGATCGGGAGCGACACGCAGCTTGAGATGATCTATTCCCGCGCCATTGTTCTGATGCGGCACATGGCAACGGTGTGGAACAGTGATCTGGTTCCAAAGCTCGCCGCCGAAGGGATCTTTTTCTTAAAATATGCGGACTGTACCGATGAAGAGAAAAAAACCTTCAAGCGGGAATTTGAGACAGAGGAGTTCACCATTCTCCGTGGAGACCGTTTCTCAGATATCCATCACGATGAGTATCTTCGCGGGTTTGCCATGCTGGTTCAGACAAATATGGGAAGAGCAGTCATCCCTATCCAGAAGATCCTCGATTCTAAGGGAAGATTCGTCCCGGTGGGTAACCGAAAGAATACGTTCATCTTCCGCGAAGATCTTCTGAAAAAATTTATCCCGTCCCTGTTTCTGGATGAGGCCGTATATGCCGTAATGACGGTTCGTCTGACGCGTGATTCCGATCTTGGCCTCAAAGGCGACGATGCCGATGATCTGATCAGTGCGATCATCGACGCACCAAATACACTGGCGAAACGGCTGCCGAGCAGACTTGAAACACTGGATACGATGCCGTTTGGCTATATGGCCCCCTTGGTACAGGCACTCTCCCTTATCCCGGAACTGGTGTATGACATGGCTGCACCTCTGGGTCTTGTCGATCTGAAAGAGTTCCCGGTGAAGAGGCCGCCCCTCAGATTTCCGCCGTATATTGCATCGCTTCCCTCCGGCCTTACCGGCACCTCCGAAAAAATATTTTCCGCGATCGCCCGCAGAGACCGGTTCATGTTCACGCCGTACAACAGTTTCGATGGTCTGATCAATTTCATGTATGCGGCAGCGAATGATCCAACCGTTGTAAAGATCCAGATGACGCTCTACAGACTGGGTTCCGAGTCCCCGGTGATCGCTGCGCTCATCGCTGCGGCAAAAAACAACATAGATGTTACCGCAGTCGTCGAACTGAAAGCGAGTTTTGATGAGGAGACCAACTTCAAGTGGGCAACGAAACTCAAAGAAGGGGGAGTCAATGTCATCGTGGGATACCCTGGTGTCAAAGTCCATGCAAAATGCTGCCTCGTGACCCGAATCGAAAATGGACAGATCGTCCGGTATGCGAACATTTCTACCGGCAACTACAATGCAAAGACCGCAAAGATCTACTCCGACATGTCGATCTTTACGGCAAACGAGGAGATCTGCTCTGATGCTGCCGTATTGTTTGCAATGTTTTCAGGTTCTGTCCCGTCCCCGGTTTACCGCCGTATTATTGTAAGTCCGCACTCGATGAATGAGACGCTTATCAGTAAAATCGAACGTGAAGCTAATGTCTCCGGGAGCAGCGGGAGGATCATAATGAAGATGAACTCGCTGACCGACCGGGACATCATCAATGCGTTGTATGCTGCGTCAGAAAAGGGAGTAAAGATCGATCTTTCCGTAAGGGGTATATGTATTCTCAGACCCGGCGTTCCTGGATTGTCCGAAACGATCCGCGTGACCTCCGTTGTCGGACGGTTTCTGGAGCATACCAGAGTGTATTACTTTGAAAACAGCGGCGACCCTGAGGTGTATATCGGCAGTCCTGATATGATGCCGAGAAACCTGAACCGGCGTATCGAGATCCTCTGCCCGATCCTTGATAAAAAGATAAAAAAGGTCCTCATAGAGAAGATCATTCCCGAGTTCATTTACGACTCGGTGAAAGGCCACACTCTCGACGCGAATGGAAGATATCATCCCCCTGAACGAAAACCGGGCAATTTAAGTTCCCAGCAGAAGTTTATTTCCATGCAGAAGGTCTGGAGATAA
- the gatD gene encoding Glu-tRNA(Gln) amidotransferase subunit GatD translates to MNLNNSDPVTVEFAGIEMDGIFINRSGEHAIVKLSSGYNICVPESLCSPKEKTASAEKPAVIPLNQDASLPLLSIISTGGTIASTVDYRTGAVSSKFTAEDILRSIPELAGIARYHTLQPFQVLSENMNPAMWQELTRNIHDEILKGAQGIIVTHGTDTMLYSAAAVSFMLSTPVPIIFVGAQRSADRPSSDNAMNAICSAKAAVSDLGEVVICMHANESDTKCALHRATRVRKNHTSRRDAFQSIGREPVGSIEYPEGTVVLAKDAVLRGTKELRLSDNLVSNCGLLQYYPGMNPAVIDAFKGYKGLVIAGTGLGHVGTDCIESITRLTASGTTVIMTSQCQAGSVCDRVYETGRDLLDAGVIEGGSMLPEVALVKLMWVLGNATRKEDIRRLMQTNLKGELEYDLWRCA, encoded by the coding sequence ATGAATCTGAATAACAGTGACCCGGTAACCGTAGAATTTGCGGGAATCGAGATGGACGGTATTTTTATCAACCGTTCCGGCGAACATGCGATCGTAAAACTTTCGAGCGGCTACAATATCTGTGTCCCCGAATCGCTCTGCTCACCAAAGGAAAAGACCGCCTCTGCAGAAAAACCAGCAGTAATTCCTTTGAATCAGGATGCATCCCTGCCGCTTCTCTCAATAATCTCGACCGGCGGTACGATCGCAAGTACCGTTGATTACCGAACCGGTGCCGTATCATCAAAATTCACAGCCGAAGATATTCTCCGAAGCATCCCTGAACTTGCCGGGATCGCCCGTTATCATACGCTTCAGCCCTTCCAGGTCTTATCTGAAAACATGAATCCCGCCATGTGGCAGGAACTTACCCGGAACATTCACGACGAGATCCTCAAAGGTGCTCAGGGGATCATTGTCACGCATGGAACCGATACCATGCTCTATAGCGCTGCGGCCGTTTCCTTTATGCTGAGTACGCCTGTCCCAATCATATTCGTCGGAGCTCAGCGGAGTGCCGACCGTCCAAGCAGTGACAATGCAATGAATGCGATCTGCTCAGCAAAAGCTGCCGTCAGTGATCTTGGCGAGGTCGTTATCTGTATGCACGCAAACGAGAGCGATACGAAATGTGCTCTTCACCGGGCGACCAGAGTCCGCAAAAATCATACATCCCGCCGTGATGCGTTTCAGAGCATCGGCCGTGAGCCCGTCGGCAGTATAGAATATCCCGAAGGTACGGTCGTTCTCGCAAAAGATGCCGTCCTTCGCGGAACAAAGGAGCTTCGTCTCTCTGATAATCTTGTATCGAACTGCGGTCTTCTTCAGTATTATCCTGGTATGAATCCGGCGGTCATCGATGCATTCAAAGGCTACAAAGGTCTTGTGATCGCAGGAACCGGTCTTGGACATGTGGGAACTGATTGTATCGAGAGTATCACCCGCCTTACGGCGTCCGGAACTACCGTTATCATGACCTCACAGTGTCAGGCCGGCAGCGTGTGTGATCGGGTGTATGAGACCGGACGTGACCTTCTGGATGCGGGTGTCATCGAAGGAGGAAGTATGCTTCCCGAAGTCGCACTCGTAAAACTTATGTGGGTGCTAGGAAATGCCACCCGAAAAGAGGATATTCGCCGCCTTATGCAGACGAATCTCAAGGGTGAACTTGAATATGATCTCTGGAGGTGTGCATAA
- a CDS encoding DUF5350 domain-containing protein — translation MGKTGSINWHQVKGVNGQIRLVPQKEGEVKKPGPNQRFKRASIVSKIESRMANNPQQGRGRGRGPKIADQRIRRRIRRSKKSMMGAKAKAKR, via the coding sequence ATGGGTAAGACAGGAAGTATCAACTGGCACCAGGTAAAAGGTGTCAACGGTCAGATTCGCCTTGTCCCGCAGAAAGAGGGAGAGGTCAAAAAGCCCGGACCGAATCAGAGATTCAAGAGAGCAAGCATTGTTTCCAAGATTGAGAGCCGCATGGCAAACAATCCGCAGCAGGGACGTGGACGTGGACGCGGTCCGAAGATCGCCGACCAGCGTATCCGCCGCCGGATCCGCCGCTCGAAGAAATCGATGATGGGCGCAAAAGCAAAAGCAAAGCGTTAA
- a CDS encoding MiaB/RimO family radical SAM methylthiotransferase: MDAQTAESLKLLKNISLYAETYGCTYNAGDTEKLMEIARNQGCVPASSAEEADAILINTCVVIDKTEQHMYERLDLYAGKLLFVTGCLPPVAEDVLHTKYPHIHIIDPALIHSCYMEVATAHSGTNAVLQIARGCNGHCTYCITRIARGKLVSFSAEDIVRQAESIIEAGATEIQLTAQDTSSWGLDRNDGQRLPDLLRKLCKIRGDFMIRIGMANPDTLLPILDDFLDALRDPKIFLFLHIPVQSGSDSVLRLMGRRYTSAQYEEICRRAREAFPQIRISTDYIAGFSGETDEDAAASSAQIRRTRPGKVNITRFSVRPNTPAAKMKKIPEQIKKQRSRELTNAANEVYDANNEALIGQIMTAVVTEVVKQGSVTARDRTYQNIVIMENIDIGTEITVKITGHRRHYLIGELI; the protein is encoded by the coding sequence ATGGACGCACAAACCGCCGAATCACTGAAGCTTCTCAAAAATATTTCCCTCTATGCCGAAACCTACGGGTGCACGTATAATGCAGGGGATACCGAGAAACTCATGGAGATCGCGAGGAACCAGGGATGCGTGCCGGCATCATCCGCAGAAGAAGCAGATGCAATTTTGATCAATACCTGTGTAGTTATCGATAAAACCGAACAGCATATGTATGAACGTCTCGACCTGTATGCCGGAAAACTTCTTTTTGTTACCGGCTGTCTTCCCCCGGTCGCCGAAGACGTTCTCCATACCAAATATCCCCACATCCATATTATCGACCCGGCCCTTATCCACTCCTGCTATATGGAGGTCGCAACTGCACATTCCGGCACAAATGCCGTTCTCCAGATCGCCCGGGGATGTAATGGACATTGTACTTACTGCATAACGCGGATCGCCCGGGGAAAGCTGGTGAGTTTTTCAGCCGAAGACATCGTTCGGCAGGCAGAGAGTATCATTGAAGCAGGAGCGACCGAGATCCAATTGACTGCCCAGGATACATCATCCTGGGGTCTTGACCGAAATGACGGACAACGGCTCCCGGATCTCCTGCGAAAACTCTGCAAGATCCGGGGAGATTTCATGATTAGGATCGGGATGGCAAATCCCGATACACTTCTCCCGATCCTTGACGATTTTCTTGACGCACTCAGGGACCCGAAGATCTTCCTGTTTCTTCACATCCCGGTCCAGTCCGGATCTGATTCGGTCCTCAGACTGATGGGACGACGCTACACCTCGGCGCAGTATGAAGAGATTTGCCGAAGGGCACGCGAAGCGTTCCCGCAGATCCGCATAAGTACCGATTACATTGCAGGTTTTTCCGGTGAAACGGACGAAGATGCTGCGGCGTCTTCTGCACAGATCAGACGGACAAGACCCGGGAAGGTGAACATTACCCGTTTTTCCGTGCGCCCGAACACACCCGCAGCAAAGATGAAAAAAATTCCCGAACAAATCAAAAAACAGCGGTCCCGGGAACTCACCAATGCAGCAAATGAAGTGTATGATGCGAATAACGAAGCCCTGATCGGTCAGATCATGACGGCAGTCGTGACGGAGGTCGTAAAACAGGGAAGTGTCACTGCGCGCGATCGGACCTATCAGAACATTGTGATCATGGAAAATATCGATATCGGAACCGAGATCACGGTGAAGATCACCGGACACAGGCGCCATTATCTGATCGGCGAACTGATCTGA